A region of Osmerus eperlanus chromosome 9, fOsmEpe2.1, whole genome shotgun sequence DNA encodes the following proteins:
- the vti1b gene encoding vesicle transport through interaction with t-SNAREs homolog 1B, with protein sequence MSSEEFEKLQEIYKSLYDEMKLMPERVLKSSGEEKKRLVRRFDERFGEAEEVLQGMEQELAGAPSTYRNAMTTKLRLYRRDLGKLQREMKTPESGFGVPARPKEGGYGVYSSQNEHSTQLQSQRTLLLQGTEYLNNATQSIERSQRIAAETDQIGTDIIEELGEQREQLDRTRDRLVHTGENLSRSRKILRAMSRRLMTNKLLLSVIILMELAILGAVVYLKFFRK encoded by the exons ATGTCTTCGGAAGAATTTGAAAAGTTACAGGAGATATACAAATCCCTCTACGATGAGATGAAACTGATGCCGGAGAGAGTCCTGAAAAGCAGCGGAG AGGAGAAGAAGCGGTTGGTGCGAAGATTTGATGAAAGGTTTGGAGAGGCTGAGGAAGTG CTTCAAGGAATGGAGCAAGAGTTGGCGGGGGCTCCCTCGACCTACCGGAACGCCATGACCACCAAGTTACGGCTGTACCGCCGGGACCTGGGGAAGCTGCAGCGCGAGATGAAGACCCCGGAGTCTGGCTTTGGCGTCCCCGCCCGCCCGAAGGAAGGCGGATATGGCGTCTACTCTTCTCAGAACGAGCATAGC ACGCAGCTGCAGTCACAGCGGACTTTGTTGCTCCAGGGAACAGAGTATCTTAACAACGCCACGCAGAGCATCGAGCGCAGCCAGCGCATTGCCGCGGAGACGGACCAGATCGGCACGGACATCATCGAGGAGCTGggcgagcagagagagcagctggatcgcaccagagacagg CTGGTGCACACTGGAGAGAACCTGAGCCGCAGCCGCAAAATCCTACGGGCCATGTCTCGACG GCTGATGACCAACAAGCTCCTGCTCTCCGTCATCATCCTCATGGAGCTGGCCATCTTGGGAGCTGTGGTCTACCTGAAGTTCTTCAGAAAGTAG
- the arg2 gene encoding arginase-2, mitochondrial, giving the protein MALRGPLFRLLRTQLTNNCQSRAQSVAVVGAPFSKGQKRRGVEHGPKAIRDAGLIERLSNLDYPVHDFGDLSFQNLENDEPFMHVPFPRTVGRANKLLSSAVSSAVAGGHTCVMLGGDHSLAIGSVAGHAQQRPDLCLIWVDAHADVNTPTTSPSGNLHGQSVAFLLKELQDKMPQLPGFSWMKPFLAARDLVYIGLRDVDPGEHLILKNLGIQYFTMKDIDRIGIQRVMEETLDHLLTRKQRPIHLSFDIDAFDPSLAPATGTPVNGGLTYREGLYITEEIHNTGLLSVMDLVEVNPVLAASREQVEATAGLAVDVIASSLGQTREGAPLPFREIRSGKEDTEQLRL; this is encoded by the exons atggCGTTGAGAGGACCACTGTTCCGTCTTCTCAGAACACAACTCACCAACAACTGTCAGAGCCGGGCACAATCGGTGGCCGTTGTCGGTGCCCCCTTTTCTAAAGGACAG AAAAGACGAGGAGTGGAGCATGGTCCAAAAGCCATCAGAGATGCGGGTCTGATCGAGAGGCTTTCAAATTTAG ATTACCCTGTTCATGACTTTGGGGACCTGAGTTTCCAGAACCTGGAGAATGACGAGCCCTTCATGCACGTGCCTTTCCCCCGCACCGTGGGCAGAGCCAACAAACTGCTGTCGAGCGCTGTGAGCAGCGCAGTCGCCGGAGGTCACACGTGTGTCATGCTAGGAGGCgaccacag CCTGGCTATTGGGTCCGTGGCGGGCCACGCCCAGCAACGTCCGGACCTTTGCCTGATCTGGGTGGACGCCCACGCTGACGTCAACACACCCACTACCTCACCCTCTGGGAACCTCCACGGCCAGTCTGTGGCTTTCCTGCTCAAAGAACTGCAGGACAAG ATGCCGCAGCTCCCAGGGTTCTCTTGGATGAAGCCATTCCTGGCAGCCAGAGATCTGGTCTACATTGGTCTGCGAGATGTTGATCCCGGCGAGCA CCTCATCCTCAAGAACCTGGGCATCCAGTACTTCACCATGAAAGACATCGACAGGATTGGCATCCAGAGGGTCATGGAGGAGACTCTGGACCACCTTTTGACGAG GAAACAGCGGCCGATCCACCTGAGCTTTGACATCGACGCGTTCgacccctccctggcccccgcCACTGGGACACCTGTGAACGGAGGGCTGACCTACAGAGAAGGCCTCTACATCACAGAGGAAATCCATAACACAG GGTTGTTGTCTGTGATggacctggtggaggtgaaccctgTCCTGGCTGCCAGCCGTGAGCAGGTGGAGGCAACGGCCGGGCTGGCGGTGGACGTAATCGCGTCGTCTCTGGGGCAGACAAGAGAGGgagctcccctccccttccggGAGATTCGATCAGGGAAGGAGGACACGGAGCAGTTGCGCCTCTGA